In Thalassotalea sp. Sam97, a single window of DNA contains:
- a CDS encoding glutamine amidotransferase-related protein — protein MHIALLLCDHVKPQLRHVSGDYADMFTAMFAKYAPRVKLTLFDIQAGIYPENIDDYDAFLSSGSASSVYERDDWIIEFMLFVRQLFAANKKFIGICFGHQMIAHALGAEVTLSEKGWGVGIKTSRVVNPKPWMQPKASEFAMLLSHRDQVLSLPENGQVLACNSHCDISMFQIGNNFLGLQGHPEFTPEYAKALMDFRHEIIPEDIRKQAVATLDKPLSTATLVDWLLAFIRSS, from the coding sequence ATGCATATTGCTTTATTATTATGTGATCATGTGAAACCGCAATTACGCCATGTTAGTGGTGATTACGCTGACATGTTTACGGCCATGTTTGCTAAATACGCCCCCCGCGTTAAGCTAACGCTATTCGATATTCAAGCAGGTATCTACCCTGAGAATATCGACGACTACGACGCATTTCTCAGCTCAGGCTCGGCCTCTTCGGTATATGAGCGCGATGATTGGATCATCGAATTTATGCTATTTGTGCGGCAATTGTTTGCTGCCAACAAAAAGTTTATCGGCATTTGTTTTGGCCATCAAATGATAGCTCATGCGCTCGGCGCTGAGGTAACATTATCTGAAAAGGGCTGGGGTGTGGGTATTAAAACATCAAGGGTAGTAAACCCAAAACCGTGGATGCAGCCAAAAGCCAGTGAGTTTGCGATGTTGCTTTCGCATCGTGATCAAGTGCTCTCCTTGCCTGAAAACGGCCAAGTATTGGCATGTAACTCACATTGCGATATTTCTATGTTTCAAATAGGCAATAACTTTTTGGGCTTACAAGGTCACCCAGAATTTACGCCAGAATATGCTAAGGCGTTAATGGATTTTCGCCACGAAATTATTCCTGAAGATATTCGCAAGCAAGCGGTAGCTACGCTGGACAAGCCTTTGAGTACGGCAACGCTCGTTGACTGGTTATTGGCGTTTATTCGCAGTAGTTAA
- a CDS encoding acyl-CoA dehydrogenase family protein, with translation MKFTLTDEQSMIQQSAIKYLQDSVTSESVRSAMASGVGYNLEHWQHITNELGWSAVHVPQAYAGLNLSYVELVLLLEQMGRYLYCSPFLASSVMATNTLLLAATAQQKADYIPTLCSGQQTATLAFVSLDGSRNVIDWGTNSVQATYQTRQDGFQLNGTFHYVIDGHTADVIIVAARQIGTEGDDGVSLFMVPANMTGVERCLQPTMDQTRKQALIKLNNIVVPRQNLIGSEGKSAEHLVNSIALANIALAAEQVGGAQQVLDNTVNYTKERYQFNRPIASFQAIKHKAADMMLRCEVARSGVYYGACVASDFMLHKANAKELREAASIAKAYASNAYYDNASESLQMHGGVGFTWEFDVHLYFKRAKASQLFLGNSNHHYEQLADQLLGY, from the coding sequence ATGAAGTTCACCCTAACTGATGAGCAGAGCATGATCCAACAATCGGCCATCAAGTATTTACAAGATTCAGTCACGTCTGAGTCTGTGCGTAGTGCCATGGCATCTGGTGTCGGCTATAACCTTGAGCATTGGCAACATATCACTAATGAGCTGGGTTGGTCAGCGGTTCATGTGCCACAAGCATATGCAGGATTAAATTTAAGTTATGTCGAGTTGGTATTGCTACTAGAGCAAATGGGCAGATATTTGTATTGTTCGCCATTTTTGGCAAGCAGTGTTATGGCCACCAATACCTTATTATTAGCGGCAACGGCGCAACAAAAAGCGGATTATATACCTACTTTATGCAGTGGTCAGCAAACGGCCACGTTAGCATTTGTTAGTCTTGATGGTAGCCGTAATGTGATTGATTGGGGAACTAACTCGGTACAAGCGACCTATCAGACGAGGCAAGATGGCTTTCAACTCAACGGTACCTTTCACTATGTTATCGACGGTCATACTGCCGATGTGATTATTGTTGCCGCACGGCAGATAGGCACTGAAGGGGATGATGGCGTCAGTTTGTTTATGGTACCTGCTAATATGACTGGCGTTGAGCGATGTTTACAACCGACCATGGATCAAACCCGCAAACAAGCGCTTATCAAACTGAACAATATTGTTGTGCCGCGCCAGAACTTAATTGGCAGCGAGGGCAAAAGCGCCGAGCATCTGGTTAATAGCATTGCACTAGCCAATATCGCTTTAGCCGCTGAGCAAGTCGGTGGGGCTCAGCAAGTGCTTGATAATACCGTTAACTACACGAAAGAGCGTTACCAGTTTAATCGCCCCATCGCCAGCTTTCAGGCAATAAAACACAAAGCGGCAGATATGATGTTACGCTGTGAAGTAGCTCGTTCAGGTGTGTACTATGGCGCATGTGTGGCGAGCGACTTTATGCTACATAAAGCAAATGCCAAAGAGCTTAGAGAAGCGGCGAGTATTGCTAAGGCCTATGCAAGTAACGCTTACTATGATAATGCAAGCGAAAGCCTGCAAATGCATGGTGGTGTAGGTTTTACTTGGGAATTTGATGTGCATTTATATTTTAAACGCGCAAAAGCATCACAGCTTTTTTTAGGGAATAGCAATCATCACTATGAACAGCTTGCAGATCAGTTACTCGGGTACTAG
- a CDS encoding acyl-CoA dehydrogenase family protein: MQLTFSMQDEAFRTDIADWLNDNLVGEFARLKYRGGPGDEHAFVKLRKRWEQKLASSGWTCVGWPKQYGGRGLSIEQQVIFFEEYARAGAPGRMGHIGEGLAGPTIIAFGSEQQKQKYLPGIVAGTEFWCQGYSEPNAGSDLANVKTKATFDKQTKKWRISGQKVWTSLANEADYAFVIARTDPQSQAHQGLGFFLVKLDQPGVDIRPIQQLTGTSEFNEVFFEDAECGDDDIVGEPGQGWQIAMGLLGFERGVSTLGQQMQFQNELDAIIEVGKQNGMAQDPMIRQRIGKAHAELKIMRYNAMRMLSGQNSDGALQKEALVYKLFWSTWHRALGELAIDMLGPEGQLLVNSPYELSRLQALYLFSRSDTIYGGTNQIQRNIIAERGLGMPKEPR, translated from the coding sequence ATGCAATTAACGTTTAGTATGCAAGATGAAGCGTTTCGCACTGACATCGCCGACTGGTTAAATGATAATTTGGTTGGCGAATTTGCTAGGTTGAAATATCGCGGTGGTCCGGGTGATGAGCACGCCTTTGTCAAGCTGCGTAAACGATGGGAGCAAAAGCTCGCCTCAAGCGGTTGGACTTGCGTTGGCTGGCCTAAACAATACGGTGGTCGCGGCTTATCCATTGAGCAGCAAGTCATTTTTTTCGAAGAATATGCGCGAGCCGGCGCACCAGGGCGAATGGGCCATATTGGTGAAGGCCTTGCAGGTCCTACTATTATCGCCTTTGGAAGTGAACAACAAAAACAAAAATATTTGCCGGGCATTGTTGCTGGTACCGAATTTTGGTGCCAAGGCTACTCCGAGCCAAACGCGGGCTCCGATTTAGCGAATGTGAAAACCAAAGCGACCTTTGATAAACAAACCAAGAAATGGCGTATCTCTGGGCAGAAAGTTTGGACATCACTTGCCAACGAAGCAGATTACGCGTTTGTTATTGCCCGTACCGATCCACAATCTCAAGCGCACCAAGGATTGGGCTTTTTCCTCGTGAAATTAGATCAACCTGGGGTTGATATTCGTCCCATTCAGCAACTCACCGGGACCTCAGAATTTAATGAAGTATTTTTTGAGGATGCCGAGTGTGGTGACGATGACATTGTTGGCGAACCGGGTCAGGGCTGGCAAATCGCCATGGGCTTGTTAGGGTTTGAACGGGGTGTATCAACCTTGGGTCAGCAAATGCAATTTCAAAATGAATTGGACGCCATTATTGAGGTAGGCAAACAAAACGGCATGGCACAAGATCCCATGATCAGACAGCGTATCGGCAAAGCGCATGCGGAACTTAAGATCATGCGTTATAACGCCATGCGTATGCTTTCTGGGCAAAACAGTGATGGTGCTCTGCAAAAAGAGGCCTTGGTTTATAAACTCTTTTGGTCGACCTGGCACCGTGCACTTGGTGAATTAGCCATAGATATGTTGGGGCCTGAAGGGCAATTGTTAGTTAACTCGCCGTATGAGCTTAGCCGCCTGCAGGCGCTGTATTTATTTAGTCGTTCGGATACCATTTATGGTGGTACCAATCAAATTCAGCGCAATATTATTGCTGAACGTGGTTTAGGTATGCCAAAGGAGCCGAGATAA
- a CDS encoding zinc transporter ZntB — MNNQALQEYDFNLQQQAKYTQDCQEKNICRWLHLNYTDVDTKQQLEKLALNSMVVDALLSEETRPRANLIDEGLIVSLRGINLAKNSDPEDMVSIRIFMTADDIVSTGRRRLVSLESIADDIHHQRGPRSPSHWLVELIYNLNDNMAGTVHFIEETLSTFEDGVIDNRQTISQSDLANLRRQIISIRRYLGPQRDALLVLISDKNKLIEQEQKAEIREALNHLQLYIEELDLCKERANVLQEEINVQLGQTMNNRMYVLSIVAGIFLPLGFLTGLLGINVGGIPGMDDPNAFYIVTLILLVITGLLMLLLKKNKWL, encoded by the coding sequence ATGAACAATCAAGCATTACAAGAATATGACTTTAACTTGCAACAGCAAGCCAAATATACGCAAGATTGCCAAGAGAAAAACATCTGTCGTTGGTTACACCTTAATTACACCGATGTGGATACAAAACAGCAACTTGAGAAATTAGCGCTCAATAGTATGGTTGTCGATGCACTGCTTTCGGAAGAAACCAGACCGCGAGCGAATTTAATTGACGAAGGTCTTATCGTCTCTCTGCGCGGCATTAATTTAGCAAAAAATTCCGACCCTGAAGACATGGTGTCGATTCGAATTTTTATGACTGCTGATGATATTGTGTCGACTGGCAGGCGGCGCCTAGTGTCGCTCGAGAGCATTGCCGATGATATACACCATCAGCGTGGTCCAAGGTCGCCAAGCCATTGGCTGGTTGAATTGATATACAACCTAAATGACAACATGGCGGGTACCGTGCATTTTATCGAAGAAACACTGTCAACATTTGAAGATGGCGTTATTGACAACCGACAGACGATATCCCAATCAGATCTGGCTAATCTTCGTCGACAAATTATATCCATTCGGCGCTACCTTGGCCCGCAACGTGATGCTTTACTCGTTTTAATCAGCGATAAGAATAAGCTGATAGAGCAAGAGCAAAAAGCTGAAATACGAGAAGCACTTAACCACCTGCAGTTATATATTGAAGAGCTCGATTTATGTAAAGAGCGTGCCAATGTATTACAAGAAGAAATTAACGTCCAATTAGGCCAAACCATGAATAATCGTATGTATGTCTTGTCGATTGTTGCCGGAATTTTCTTACCCTTGGGCTTTTTAACCGGTTTACTTGGCATTAATGTCGGGGGTATACCTGGCATGGATGATCCTAACGCATTTTATATTGTCACCCTAATTTTGCTGGTGATCACAGGATTGTTGATGCTGTTACTTAAGAAGAATAAGTGGTTGTAG
- the katG gene encoding catalase/peroxidase HPI, which produces MSSGKCPIAHGALTKNEQSNDSWWPTTLNLDILHQHDQKTDPMEADFDYQEAVKSLDYAALKADLTALMTDSQSWWPADWGHYGGLMIRMTWHAAGSYRIADGRGGAGTGNLRFSPLNSWPDNGNLDKARRLLWPIKKKYGNKLSWADLIAYAGTLAYQSMGLKTFGFGFGRADIWHPEKDTYWGSEKEWLAPSGSEGTRYSGERDLANPLAAVMMGLIYVNPEGVDGQPDPLKTAHDIRVTFARMAMNDEETVALTAGGHTVGKAHGNGDASILGPEPEGAEIEDQGFGWLNKKSRGIGRDTVTSGIEGAWTSNPTVFDDGYFEMLLNYEWELSKSPAGANQWRPVDIKEEHMPVDVEDPSIRTMPLMTDADMAMKMDPDYRKISETFHQDPEYFKDVFARAWFKLTHRDMGPKCRYIGPDVPDEQLIWQDPVPSGNSTFDISQVKAAINNTDLSISDLVTTAWDSARTFRQSDKRGGANGARIRLAPQKDWPGNEPGRLARVLTTLEPIAQNANASLADIIVLAGNVGIENAASRAGFNITVPFTPGRGDAEQDMTDAESFSVLEPLHDGFRNWIKDDYVVTAEEMLLDRCQLMGLTAPEMTVLLGGMRVLGCNYGGSKHGVLTQSVGALSNDFFVNLLDMKYQWQPDGDHYLGIDRDSENVVWSATRVDLVFGSNSILRAYAEHYAQDDNKQKFVDDFVRAWTKVMNADRFDQ; this is translated from the coding sequence ATGTCATCAGGAAAGTGCCCTATCGCCCACGGCGCATTAACCAAAAACGAACAGTCAAATGATAGTTGGTGGCCGACAACGTTGAATCTAGATATTTTGCATCAACACGATCAGAAAACCGATCCTATGGAAGCCGACTTCGATTACCAAGAAGCAGTTAAAAGCTTGGATTATGCTGCATTAAAAGCAGACTTAACCGCCCTGATGACCGATAGCCAATCTTGGTGGCCTGCGGATTGGGGACACTATGGTGGATTGATGATCCGTATGACATGGCATGCCGCCGGTAGTTATCGAATTGCCGACGGTCGTGGCGGTGCAGGTACCGGTAATCTTAGGTTTTCGCCTCTTAACTCATGGCCTGATAATGGTAACTTAGACAAGGCTCGCCGCTTGCTATGGCCAATAAAGAAAAAATATGGCAATAAATTGAGCTGGGCAGATTTAATTGCCTACGCTGGTACCTTAGCTTATCAATCAATGGGATTAAAAACCTTTGGCTTTGGCTTTGGCCGAGCCGATATTTGGCACCCAGAAAAAGATACATATTGGGGGTCAGAAAAAGAATGGTTAGCGCCGTCTGGTAGCGAAGGCACCCGCTATTCTGGCGAGCGTGATTTAGCAAATCCGCTAGCTGCTGTGATGATGGGCCTTATTTATGTCAATCCTGAAGGGGTTGATGGCCAGCCCGATCCACTTAAAACCGCGCATGATATTCGTGTAACCTTTGCTCGCATGGCAATGAATGACGAGGAAACCGTTGCTTTAACTGCCGGCGGCCACACGGTGGGCAAAGCACATGGCAATGGCGATGCAAGTATATTAGGTCCTGAGCCAGAAGGTGCTGAAATTGAAGATCAAGGTTTTGGCTGGCTTAACAAAAAAAGTCGCGGGATTGGACGAGATACCGTCACCAGTGGCATTGAAGGCGCTTGGACAAGCAACCCTACGGTATTTGATGACGGTTATTTTGAAATGCTCCTTAATTACGAGTGGGAATTAAGCAAAAGCCCAGCCGGTGCCAATCAATGGCGCCCAGTAGACATTAAAGAAGAGCATATGCCAGTTGATGTAGAAGACCCATCTATTCGCACCATGCCGCTGATGACGGATGCCGATATGGCGATGAAAATGGATCCGGATTATCGCAAGATTTCTGAAACATTCCATCAAGATCCAGAATATTTTAAAGATGTGTTCGCCCGTGCTTGGTTTAAGTTAACCCATCGCGATATGGGCCCTAAGTGCAGATACATCGGGCCTGATGTACCTGATGAGCAACTTATTTGGCAAGATCCCGTACCAAGTGGCAATAGCACATTTGATATAAGCCAAGTAAAAGCGGCGATCAATAATACCGACCTGTCGATAAGTGATTTAGTCACGACCGCTTGGGATAGTGCCCGAACCTTCCGCCAATCGGATAAGCGTGGTGGCGCTAACGGTGCTCGTATTCGCCTTGCACCACAAAAAGATTGGCCGGGTAATGAACCTGGTCGCTTAGCTCGGGTACTAACCACACTAGAACCCATAGCGCAAAATGCCAACGCCAGTTTGGCGGATATTATAGTTCTTGCCGGTAATGTTGGTATCGAAAACGCCGCCAGTCGAGCAGGATTTAACATTACTGTGCCATTTACACCAGGTCGTGGCGATGCAGAACAAGATATGACCGATGCCGAATCGTTTTCGGTACTTGAACCACTGCATGATGGCTTTCGCAACTGGATAAAAGATGACTATGTGGTAACCGCTGAAGAAATGCTACTCGATAGATGTCAACTGATGGGACTCACCGCCCCGGAAATGACTGTTTTGCTTGGCGGTATGCGTGTATTGGGTTGCAATTACGGTGGTAGCAAGCACGGCGTGTTAACCCAAAGCGTTGGCGCCTTAAGCAATGATTTCTTTGTAAACTTACTGGATATGAAATATCAATGGCAACCTGATGGCGATCATTACCTGGGCATTGACAGAGACAGCGAAAACGTTGTTTGGTCTGCGACGCGTGTTGACCTTGTTTTTGGTTCAAACTCCATCTTGCGAGCTTACGCAGAACATTATGCACAAGATGACAACAAGCAAAAATTTGTCGATGACTTTGTTCGCGCATGGACAAAAGTGATGAACGCAGATCGCTTCGACCAGTGA
- a CDS encoding YdcH family protein, whose product MLGEKHSLLDDFPEFSEVIKKLMADSPQFSEKNKRYNELDKEIRVLELNNAPIDDEAMHQLKHDRAVLKDELFEALQSAN is encoded by the coding sequence ATGTTAGGTGAAAAACACTCGCTATTGGATGACTTCCCAGAGTTTAGTGAGGTAATAAAGAAATTAATGGCGGATAGTCCGCAATTTTCTGAGAAAAACAAACGCTATAATGAGCTCGATAAAGAAATTCGCGTGTTAGAGCTTAATAATGCACCTATCGATGACGAGGCGATGCACCAGTTAAAACATGATCGAGCAGTGTTAAAAGACGAGTTATTTGAGGCATTACAGAGCGCTAATTAA
- a CDS encoding NAD(P)H-dependent oxidoreductase, protein MKKILLLCAHPSPHRSEVNKPLFDNASALDFVTAVDIYREYPRFDINIDREQQRLCEHDVIIFQFPFYWYSTPSILKEWQDLVLEYNFAYGTKGTALHGKTFLCAISAGGAENAYRAEGYNHFTVRELLQPLEQTARLTGMNYLPPFAIFSSRSASEDERLEPHIAHWQQLLRALHLNTLDINKAQHLNTLNDDLTNLITDTVNAEPNSDAIVAKPAGPPIDD, encoded by the coding sequence ATGAAAAAGATCTTGCTGCTGTGTGCTCATCCTTCACCACATCGCTCAGAGGTTAACAAACCGCTTTTTGACAACGCCTCAGCGTTGGATTTTGTAACGGCAGTAGATATTTACCGAGAATATCCGCGCTTTGACATTAACATTGATCGCGAACAACAGCGCTTATGTGAGCATGACGTGATCATCTTTCAATTTCCGTTTTATTGGTATTCAACGCCTTCCATTTTAAAAGAGTGGCAAGATTTAGTGCTAGAATACAATTTTGCCTATGGCACTAAAGGAACTGCACTGCATGGCAAAACATTTTTGTGTGCGATCAGTGCCGGCGGTGCAGAAAACGCCTATCGTGCCGAAGGTTATAATCACTTCACTGTACGCGAACTACTGCAACCGTTGGAGCAAACGGCACGATTGACGGGGATGAATTACTTACCTCCCTTCGCCATATTTTCAAGTCGTTCGGCTAGCGAAGACGAACGACTTGAGCCGCACATTGCTCATTGGCAACAGCTCTTGCGGGCACTACACCTTAATACTCTCGATATAAATAAGGCGCAACATCTCAATACCCTCAATGATGACTTAACGAATCTTATCACCGATACTGTCAACGCAGAGCCTAACTCTGACGCCATCGTGGCAAAGCCTGCTGGTCCCCCCATTGATGATTAA
- a CDS encoding monovalent cation:proton antiporter-2 (CPA2) family protein produces MTVYFIQAFIYLVSAVIMVPLAKKFGLGSVLGYLIAGVLIGPVLGIVGQETVSIQHFAEFGVVMMLFLVGLELEPKMLWQMRNRLLGLGGLQVVLTAGLVTLIAQMLGQPWNIALAIGLIFSLSSTAIVLQTFNEKGLTKSEGGQNAFSVLLMQDIAVIPMLALIPLLAMPEVADAALHLQNEVDHHQEFNLVAGLPAWAYTLAIIASIAVVIVGGHFLSRPLFHYVANSGLREIFVATALLLVIGIAALMSLVGLSPALGTFLAGVVLANSEFKHELESNIEPFKGLLLGLFFITVGAGISFDILLENFTLIVALTLGLMLLKALVLWVLAMIFKIRDSNRWLLSLSLAQAGEFGFVLLSFSLQNRVLPAELVAILQMVVAISMFLTPVLFILFDKVILPRYQQEANDQQYDDIDDSSKVIIAGIGRFGQIINRLLTSNGIHTVVLDREASQIENMRAINIKSYFGDASRPELLHTAGIEDAKVFVVAIDGRDECKELVHHVKHTYPHVKVMARSFDKGHSYELRLAGADYIMAETYHSALEMGGEVLNSMGFHPFSVEQKKRHFIKAEREASSALFEIWRGGSEVEQFDPDFQSLFMKMEDTLRNRMQTDRLDKHSPEERGWTPPPKGYERKLD; encoded by the coding sequence ATGACGGTCTATTTCATTCAAGCCTTTATTTACTTAGTCTCTGCCGTCATTATGGTGCCATTAGCGAAGAAGTTTGGGCTTGGCTCGGTGTTAGGCTATTTGATTGCCGGCGTATTGATAGGGCCAGTGCTTGGTATTGTTGGTCAAGAAACTGTATCCATTCAGCACTTCGCCGAGTTCGGTGTGGTGATGATGCTTTTTCTTGTTGGCTTGGAGCTAGAGCCAAAAATGCTTTGGCAAATGCGCAATCGCTTACTTGGCTTGGGTGGGTTGCAAGTGGTGTTAACCGCGGGGTTAGTTACGCTCATAGCGCAGATGTTAGGGCAACCGTGGAACATCGCTTTGGCAATTGGTTTGATATTTTCTTTGTCATCAACCGCCATAGTTTTACAAACCTTTAATGAGAAAGGCCTCACCAAATCCGAAGGCGGCCAGAATGCGTTTTCTGTTTTGCTTATGCAGGATATTGCCGTTATACCAATGTTGGCACTGATTCCTCTGCTCGCCATGCCGGAAGTCGCCGATGCCGCGCTGCATCTACAAAATGAAGTCGATCACCACCAAGAGTTTAATTTAGTGGCAGGCTTACCAGCATGGGCGTATACCTTAGCGATAATAGCCAGTATTGCGGTTGTGATTGTAGGCGGTCATTTTTTAAGTCGGCCATTATTTCACTATGTGGCAAACTCAGGCTTAAGAGAAATTTTTGTTGCCACTGCGTTACTATTGGTTATTGGTATTGCTGCGTTGATGAGCCTCGTGGGATTGTCTCCTGCACTTGGTACCTTTTTGGCAGGTGTGGTGTTGGCGAACAGTGAGTTTAAGCACGAGCTAGAATCGAATATTGAACCATTTAAAGGCTTATTACTTGGCTTATTTTTTATCACCGTTGGTGCAGGCATTAGCTTTGATATTTTACTAGAAAACTTTACCCTTATTGTCGCTTTAACTTTAGGCCTTATGCTTTTAAAAGCCTTGGTATTGTGGGTTTTGGCGATGATTTTTAAAATTCGTGACTCAAATCGCTGGTTGCTTTCATTGAGTCTAGCGCAAGCGGGCGAATTTGGTTTTGTGTTACTGAGCTTTAGTCTGCAAAACCGTGTCTTGCCGGCGGAGCTCGTTGCTATATTACAAATGGTGGTGGCGATATCGATGTTTTTAACGCCAGTATTATTTATTTTATTTGATAAAGTGATATTACCCCGTTATCAACAAGAGGCTAACGACCAGCAATATGATGATATCGATGATAGCAGTAAAGTTATCATTGCCGGTATTGGCCGTTTTGGACAAATAATCAATCGTTTACTCACCTCAAATGGTATCCATACGGTGGTTCTAGATCGTGAAGCCTCGCAAATCGAAAATATGCGGGCGATCAATATAAAAAGTTACTTTGGTGATGCCAGCAGACCGGAGTTATTACATACTGCGGGTATTGAAGATGCAAAAGTATTTGTTGTAGCAATTGATGGCCGCGATGAATGTAAAGAGCTAGTACATCATGTTAAGCATACCTATCCGCACGTAAAAGTCATGGCGCGCTCGTTTGATAAAGGTCATAGCTATGAACTACGTCTTGCTGGTGCCGACTATATCATGGCAGAAACGTACCATTCAGCACTGGAAATGGGCGGCGAAGTGTTAAATTCAATGGGCTTCCACCCATTTAGTGTTGAGCAGAAAAAACGTCACTTTATTAAAGCGGAACGCGAGGCATCGTCTGCCTTATTTGAGATTTGGCGAGGGGGCAGCGAAGTGGAGCAGTTTGATCCGGATTTTCAGTCGTTATTTATGAAGATGGAAGATACTCTGCGCAATCGCATGCAAACAGATCGACTCGATAAGCACAGCCCAGAAGAACGAGGCTGGACACCTCCTCCCAAAGGTTATGAACGTAAATTAGATTAA
- the rimP gene encoding ribosome maturation factor RimP, with translation MSKFEQKLTELLRPAVEMTGKELLGVEYISAGMHSVLRLYIDHEDGVNVDDCAEVSRQVSAVLDVEDPISTEYNLEVSSPGVDRPLFEKSHFEKVVGETVDVKLGMPINGRRKFKGELQAVEGDTLIVIVDGQDYELPVGNVERAYLIAKL, from the coding sequence TTGAGTAAATTTGAGCAAAAATTGACTGAGTTGCTGCGTCCTGCTGTTGAAATGACTGGCAAGGAACTATTAGGTGTTGAATACATCAGTGCCGGTATGCACTCGGTATTGCGCTTGTATATTGATCATGAAGACGGTGTGAATGTTGACGATTGTGCGGAAGTATCGCGTCAAGTGAGCGCTGTATTAGACGTAGAAGATCCGATTAGTACGGAATACAACCTTGAAGTATCGTCACCTGGTGTCGATCGACCTCTATTTGAAAAAAGCCACTTTGAAAAAGTGGTTGGTGAAACAGTGGATGTGAAGCTAGGCATGCCAATCAATGGTCGCCGCAAATTTAAAGGTGAACTACAAGCAGTTGAAGGTGACACTTTAATTGTTATTGTTGATGGCCAAGACTACGAGTTACCTGTTGGTAATGTCGAGCGTGCCTATTTAATTGCTAAGCTCTAG